In one Ferroacidibacillus organovorans genomic region, the following are encoded:
- a CDS encoding LysM peptidoglycan-binding domain-containing protein — MSEEERTRKIVLKVDQQVFTDVVHGDESIEEYSAPTEVVTFEQRGDSFFLEGNILFSAFLREPEELSASVEASSIKHMRHRMAFDLRVPVSGQSQTMLSVSVEMPEAELSVLGPGWVHVKGLLEIAGLDDCQGYVAHCGAQEILVPPRADVLAGDGEALSEFEFSQNTPPSKPLESNGAVPEQAPEDAVLLRSDEEPLKPYEMKDLSGLAYQAWTEQTHGLSSQLQASGEQGDETNGQSESLSELGWKTHLVEADRALFGTAAESAVEEQTRLEPTANKEESAEVAMRKEEQNERALAEPVDSRDETDELQTFHFESSDISTKQSINKESSPVSERSAIDQSLFGSGGVSEAIVETHLSPFESNNVKPIDPVFPIAEEHMERTEKKYAVSDGDGGPQMSYTAVPETRVEMSAAEWFWKTLNIPAGESVYKMTFRIVRGKETLEEIAASYNLTVTQLLHANASLEQPIADGALLYIPLS, encoded by the coding sequence GTGTCAGAAGAAGAACGCACGCGAAAGATTGTTTTGAAAGTCGATCAGCAGGTGTTCACTGACGTGGTGCATGGTGATGAGTCGATCGAAGAGTACTCTGCACCGACAGAGGTTGTAACGTTTGAACAGAGGGGCGACTCGTTTTTTCTTGAAGGCAATATTCTTTTTTCTGCTTTTTTGCGCGAACCAGAAGAACTTTCCGCTTCCGTTGAAGCATCGTCCATTAAGCATATGAGGCACCGTATGGCCTTTGATTTGCGCGTGCCAGTGTCCGGTCAATCTCAGACCATGCTGAGTGTGAGCGTCGAGATGCCAGAAGCTGAATTGAGTGTCTTGGGTCCTGGTTGGGTACATGTAAAGGGGTTACTTGAAATTGCAGGCCTCGATGATTGTCAAGGGTATGTGGCGCATTGTGGCGCACAGGAAATTCTTGTTCCGCCACGCGCCGATGTGTTAGCTGGAGACGGCGAGGCACTGTCAGAATTCGAATTTTCACAGAACACTCCGCCGTCTAAACCACTTGAGTCGAATGGCGCAGTTCCTGAACAGGCGCCTGAAGATGCGGTTTTGTTGCGCTCTGATGAGGAGCCGCTAAAGCCATATGAGATGAAAGATTTGTCGGGTCTTGCCTATCAGGCGTGGACAGAGCAAACGCATGGCCTGTCTTCGCAACTTCAGGCGAGCGGCGAGCAAGGAGATGAAACCAACGGGCAATCAGAATCACTCTCAGAACTAGGGTGGAAGACTCATCTTGTTGAAGCGGATCGCGCTCTTTTTGGCACGGCCGCAGAGTCAGCGGTGGAAGAACAGACCCGACTGGAGCCGACGGCAAACAAAGAGGAGTCGGCAGAGGTTGCAATGAGGAAAGAGGAGCAAAATGAGCGGGCTTTGGCTGAGCCAGTGGACTCGCGAGATGAGACGGATGAACTGCAGACATTTCATTTTGAGTCATCTGACATTTCGACGAAGCAATCGATAAACAAGGAATCGTCGCCAGTGTCTGAGCGATCAGCGATTGATCAGAGTCTCTTTGGCTCAGGCGGAGTGAGTGAGGCCATCGTGGAAACGCACCTATCGCCATTTGAATCGAACAATGTCAAACCGATAGATCCTGTTTTTCCGATTGCCGAAGAGCACATGGAGAGAACAGAAAAAAAATATGCGGTGTCGGATGGTGATGGAGGCCCGCAGATGTCTTATACGGCAGTTCCAGAGACGCGGGTTGAGATGTCTGCGGCAGAGTGGTTTTGGAAAACGCTCAATATCCCGGCGGGTGAGTCTGTCTATAAGATGACATTTCGTATTGTCCGCGGGAAAGAGACACTGGAAGAAATCGCTGCATCCTACAACCTCACGGTAACACAGTTGCTGCACGCTAACGCATCGCTTGAGCAGCCCATCGCAGATGGTGCGCTTCTCTATATCCCGCTTAGTTAA
- a CDS encoding phosphotransferase produces MRELGFSRELEDSDSSMPFDPHILREYGLTDARIEKRGGAFRVHAASGIYYVKGVPFSAQRLEQIGLLLDRVSSGVQVARFVHNQYGDPFVIHESGNYYVTQNCDGKRASFESDELIMQGVETLARWHALAHAVPGNLWFAERSDVALRIREDLQTIDTLRTSVLANTRLAHEFDEWFLSLREDLENNVREIGERLLEAKYEAVRSYAFATGEICHGSYVRKNLLESENGVYTVIDHDHVYAGPQIAELATFLLHYLAPFFKRDDVLRRALLTYAAIRPINQAEWAVLRHLLRYPQGVMRCVEARLNHGDANVDDLLDAWAVSQTLSVEILPALFSAQRSM; encoded by the coding sequence GTGAGAGAACTGGGATTTTCGCGAGAGCTTGAAGACTCAGACTCATCGATGCCATTTGATCCACACATCCTGCGCGAGTATGGTTTGACTGATGCGCGTATTGAAAAACGCGGCGGGGCCTTTCGCGTTCACGCGGCGAGTGGCATTTACTACGTAAAAGGCGTACCTTTTTCGGCGCAGCGTCTTGAGCAGATCGGACTCTTGCTTGATCGCGTCTCTTCTGGGGTTCAGGTTGCCCGTTTTGTACACAATCAATATGGTGATCCGTTTGTCATCCATGAGTCAGGAAACTATTATGTTACGCAAAACTGTGATGGTAAACGGGCTTCGTTTGAAAGCGATGAGCTGATTATGCAAGGGGTGGAGACACTTGCGCGCTGGCATGCGCTCGCTCACGCAGTGCCAGGAAATCTCTGGTTTGCTGAACGCTCAGACGTCGCTTTGCGGATTCGAGAAGACTTGCAGACCATCGATACACTGCGCACGAGCGTTCTTGCAAATACCCGCCTCGCGCACGAGTTTGACGAATGGTTTCTGAGTCTTCGTGAGGATTTGGAAAATAACGTGCGTGAAATAGGCGAACGCCTGCTTGAGGCGAAGTATGAGGCCGTGCGGAGTTACGCGTTTGCCACAGGAGAGATTTGTCACGGTTCTTATGTGCGGAAAAATCTATTGGAAAGCGAAAATGGCGTGTACACAGTGATTGATCACGATCACGTCTATGCGGGGCCACAAATCGCAGAGTTGGCGACATTTCTTTTGCATTATCTCGCGCCATTTTTTAAGCGCGACGATGTGTTGCGTCGCGCGCTGCTGACTTATGCAGCAATCCGCCCGATCAATCAGGCAGAGTGGGCGGTCTTGCGTCACCTGCTTCGGTACCCGCAGGGGGTGATGCGCTGTGTCGAGGCGCGGCTGAATCACGGTGATGCAAACGTGGATGATCTTTTGGATGCGTGGGCGGTGAGTCAGACGCTTTCCGTTGAGATTCTGCCAGCGCTTTTTTCTGCGCAGCGATCCATGTGA
- a CDS encoding valine--tRNA ligase, with protein sequence MTESVPLIEKTLKKLGAYDAKEIETRRYRWWMEQGYFKPAQGSSPYAIVMPPPNVTGVLHLGHALDMSMQDLLTRYQRMRGRRVLWLPGMDHAGIATQTRVEATIRKEEGVTRHDIGREVFVERVWAWKENYAEVIRNQIKRLGASCDWSRERFTMDKGLSAAVREVFVRLYEKGLIYRGNYIINWCPRCETALSDIEVIHEETQGSIYQIAYPFVDGTGHVVIATTRPETLFGDVAVAVHPDDERYRHLIGKSLRLPLTERIIPIIADEYVDPSFGTGAVKITPAHDPNDFEVGRRHALLQINVMNRDGTLNAHAGAFAGLDRRVARAAILDALRAENALKELPHQLSIGHCERCDTVVEPWLSLQWFVRMEPLAKPAMDVVASGALRFVPERFEKTYAHWLENIRDWCISRQLWWGHRIPAWHCSACGEITVSREDIKACGHCGSKAIDQDTDVLDTWFSSALWPFSTMGWPEQTEDMADFFPTQVLVTGFDIIYFWVARMVFTSLEFTGQSPFQDVLIHGLVRDAQGRKFSKSLGNGIDPMEVIERYSADALRFMLLTGAGPGQDMRFYEERVEAAQALVTKLWNAARFVLMNLDDTQTEEPDQAALKLADRYILSRLSVTVSEVTHKLDAYEFAEAGKAVYEFFWNDFCDWYIELSKVSLYAEGDAAEDARIVTKRTLRTVLDQALRLLHPFMPFVTEEIWQTMPHDGETIMRAPWPSAHFYKEDQDVEQRMQYVMEIIRTLRTMRQELNIPPGKAIPLLLRPASHREADVLEAKAYVERLCNTSSLTIDSGIVAPDQCATGVLQGAELYVPLLGVIDLDAECARLEKEHANLTFEVDRLVAKLANPSFVERAPEAVVSKEREKLAGYEKQRDQVNRELLRLRSVTE encoded by the coding sequence GTGACGGAATCGGTGCCGCTTATAGAGAAAACGCTGAAGAAATTAGGCGCATACGACGCAAAAGAGATCGAGACGCGCCGTTATCGATGGTGGATGGAACAGGGGTATTTCAAGCCGGCGCAAGGCAGCTCACCATACGCCATTGTCATGCCGCCTCCAAACGTAACGGGTGTGCTTCATCTGGGTCACGCGCTGGATATGTCGATGCAGGATCTGTTGACGCGCTATCAACGGATGCGCGGTCGGCGTGTGCTGTGGTTGCCGGGGATGGATCACGCGGGAATTGCCACGCAAACACGTGTCGAAGCGACCATTCGAAAGGAAGAAGGGGTTACACGCCACGATATCGGGCGCGAGGTGTTTGTCGAGCGGGTGTGGGCGTGGAAAGAGAACTATGCGGAAGTCATTCGCAACCAAATCAAACGATTGGGTGCATCGTGCGACTGGTCGCGCGAGCGGTTCACGATGGATAAAGGATTGTCTGCGGCGGTTCGCGAGGTGTTTGTGCGTCTCTATGAAAAGGGACTCATCTATCGCGGCAACTATATCATCAATTGGTGCCCGCGCTGTGAGACCGCGCTTTCTGACATCGAGGTGATTCACGAAGAGACGCAGGGATCCATTTATCAAATCGCCTATCCTTTCGTCGATGGAACGGGTCATGTGGTGATTGCGACAACGCGGCCGGAAACGTTGTTCGGGGACGTGGCCGTTGCGGTTCATCCTGACGATGAACGCTATCGTCACTTGATCGGAAAATCTCTTCGCCTTCCCCTGACGGAGCGTATCATTCCGATCATCGCAGACGAGTATGTCGATCCATCGTTTGGAACTGGAGCGGTCAAGATTACACCTGCGCACGATCCGAATGATTTTGAAGTGGGGCGCCGCCATGCGCTTTTGCAAATCAATGTGATGAATCGCGATGGAACGCTTAACGCGCACGCAGGCGCTTTTGCCGGTCTGGATCGAAGGGTGGCACGGGCGGCAATTCTTGACGCATTGCGCGCAGAAAACGCGCTCAAAGAACTACCTCACCAGTTGTCAATCGGTCACTGTGAGCGCTGTGATACCGTCGTTGAGCCATGGCTTTCTCTTCAGTGGTTTGTGCGAATGGAGCCTTTGGCAAAACCCGCGATGGATGTTGTCGCGTCAGGCGCGCTTCGCTTCGTGCCGGAGCGCTTTGAGAAAACCTACGCGCACTGGCTGGAAAACATTCGCGATTGGTGCATTTCTCGGCAGTTGTGGTGGGGGCATCGCATTCCCGCGTGGCACTGCAGCGCGTGCGGTGAGATTACCGTTTCGCGCGAGGATATAAAAGCGTGCGGGCATTGTGGCAGCAAGGCAATCGATCAGGATACGGATGTGCTCGACACGTGGTTCTCATCTGCGCTTTGGCCGTTTTCAACGATGGGATGGCCTGAGCAGACAGAAGACATGGCCGATTTTTTCCCGACGCAAGTTCTTGTCACAGGGTTTGACATCATCTACTTTTGGGTAGCGCGCATGGTGTTTACATCACTTGAATTTACAGGTCAATCACCTTTTCAGGATGTGCTCATTCACGGGCTTGTGCGCGACGCGCAAGGACGGAAGTTCTCAAAGAGCCTTGGCAATGGAATTGATCCGATGGAAGTGATTGAACGCTACAGTGCGGATGCGCTTCGCTTCATGCTGTTGACAGGTGCGGGGCCGGGCCAAGACATGCGCTTCTATGAAGAGCGCGTGGAGGCGGCGCAGGCGCTTGTGACAAAGCTTTGGAATGCAGCGCGTTTTGTTTTGATGAACCTTGATGATACGCAGACGGAAGAGCCCGATCAAGCGGCATTAAAACTGGCGGACCGCTATATTTTATCGCGTCTGTCAGTGACTGTTTCTGAGGTTACGCATAAACTTGACGCGTATGAATTTGCAGAAGCTGGAAAAGCAGTATATGAATTTTTCTGGAACGATTTTTGTGATTGGTACATTGAATTGTCAAAAGTGAGCCTGTATGCAGAAGGTGATGCGGCAGAGGACGCACGTATCGTGACGAAACGCACGCTGCGCACAGTTCTTGATCAAGCGCTCCGGCTCTTGCATCCCTTTATGCCGTTTGTCACGGAAGAAATTTGGCAAACCATGCCGCATGATGGGGAAACGATCATGCGCGCGCCGTGGCCAAGCGCCCACTTCTATAAAGAGGATCAAGATGTCGAACAGCGCATGCAGTATGTCATGGAAATCATCAGGACGCTGCGCACAATGCGGCAAGAGTTGAACATTCCGCCTGGCAAGGCGATTCCACTTTTGCTTCGGCCGGCATCTCATAGGGAAGCTGACGTGCTCGAAGCAAAAGCATATGTGGAACGTTTGTGCAACACGTCCTCGCTTACGATTGATTCAGGAATTGTCGCGCCAGACCAGTGTGCGACAGGCGTTCTTCAGGGCGCGGAACTGTATGTGCCGCTGCTTGGCGTGATTGATCTTGACGCGGAGTGCGCAAGACTTGAAAAAGAACATGCGAATTTAACGTTTGAAGTGGACCGTCTTGTGGCAAAACTCGCCAATCCATCTTTTGTCGAACGTGCACCTGAGGCGGTTGTTTCAAAAGAACGTGAAAAGCTTGCAGGTTATGAAAAGCAGCGCGATCAAGTGAATCGCGAATTGCTTCGCCTCCGATCTGTGACAGAGTGA
- a CDS encoding bifunctional folylpolyglutamate synthase/dihydrofolate synthase translates to MGAHRPIETGQEARAFIASRNVFGVKPGLSRTTWLLDAMGHPERGLRFLHVAGTNGKGSTCAFLYAICEAAGYRTGLYTSPSLAGFENRVVVHGVPISEDRLVHYTRAIASAIASLEPDSPLQPTAFEVTTVLAFCHFADQKADVVVLETGLGGRYDATNVITPIVSAITNVSMDHMEILGDTIEMIASDKAGIIKQSRPVVTAARGSALQVIADTARKMNAPLMIYGKDFWAVEEEHSLSQHRFSYWGKRRDLVGANLSLLGAHQVINASVALAIIELARNAGFDISDDAIRAGLRQTAWPLRFEVVASNPPLLLDGAHNEAGAIALQSTWESLCLPKGILIVGCLREKDISAMIPHFSAIAKMVIVTQPTQPRALDADELKRAFQKSQGTLSVTVADSIADALSQALATRVGKTPICVTGSLYTVAEARALIQAEGDRAGTANVF, encoded by the coding sequence ATGGGTGCACATCGCCCAATTGAAACAGGGCAAGAGGCTCGCGCATTCATTGCATCGCGAAATGTGTTCGGTGTAAAGCCCGGACTGTCGCGCACCACGTGGCTTCTTGATGCGATGGGCCATCCAGAGCGCGGATTGCGCTTTCTTCATGTGGCAGGAACAAACGGCAAAGGCTCGACGTGTGCGTTTCTCTATGCGATCTGCGAAGCGGCAGGCTATCGAACAGGGCTTTACACATCGCCATCGCTCGCAGGTTTTGAAAATCGCGTCGTGGTGCATGGAGTACCCATCAGCGAAGACCGCCTTGTGCATTACACGCGTGCGATTGCATCTGCCATCGCTTCGTTGGAGCCCGATTCACCGCTTCAGCCGACCGCTTTTGAAGTGACGACCGTTCTTGCCTTTTGTCATTTTGCCGATCAAAAGGCAGATGTGGTCGTTCTGGAAACGGGACTGGGTGGCCGGTATGACGCAACGAATGTAATAACGCCCATCGTAAGCGCGATCACAAACGTCTCCATGGATCATATGGAGATACTTGGGGATACCATAGAAATGATTGCCAGCGACAAGGCGGGAATCATCAAACAGAGCAGGCCTGTGGTTACGGCGGCACGTGGTTCGGCACTTCAAGTCATCGCAGACACTGCACGAAAAATGAATGCCCCTCTCATGATTTATGGGAAAGACTTTTGGGCTGTTGAAGAAGAGCATTCACTTTCACAGCACCGCTTTTCGTATTGGGGTAAGCGGCGCGATCTCGTAGGCGCTAATCTCTCACTTCTTGGCGCCCATCAAGTGATCAATGCGAGTGTGGCGCTTGCAATCATAGAACTCGCGAGAAATGCGGGATTTGATATTTCAGATGATGCGATTCGTGCGGGACTGCGCCAGACCGCCTGGCCTTTGCGGTTTGAAGTGGTCGCGAGCAATCCGCCGCTCCTTCTTGACGGTGCCCACAACGAAGCTGGCGCGATTGCGTTACAATCGACGTGGGAATCTCTGTGCCTGCCTAAGGGCATCCTCATTGTCGGCTGTTTAAGAGAAAAGGACATCTCGGCAATGATTCCGCACTTTTCCGCCATTGCCAAAATGGTGATCGTCACACAGCCTACGCAACCGCGTGCGCTTGATGCGGATGAACTCAAGCGGGCATTTCAAAAGAGTCAAGGTACACTCTCTGTCACGGTGGCTGATTCTATCGCAGACGCACTCTCTCAAGCACTCGCTACGCGTGTGGGGAAAACTCCGATTTGCGTGACAGGCTCACTCTATACGGTGGCAGAAGCGCGGGCACTGATTCAGGCGGAGGGTGACAGAGCAGGCACTGCGAATGTATTTTAG
- the murC gene encoding UDP-N-acetylmuramate--L-alanine ligase, which translates to MDHPHVHFIGIGGAGMGTIASILLDRGYLVSGSDVTAHDYTKRLAARGATVYLGHRTEQIEGAQIVVYSTAVPDDNVELVAARAAQIPVLHRSQMLAEVMKLGSGIAVAGAHGKTTTTSMIAYILESAGLDPTFLVGGVVSNLDTGAKAGHSEWVIAEADESDGSFLNYRPTIAVVLNIEADHLEHYQGRVENLEAAYGKFMRLVPADGLLVTNAEDVVVRRLLAEVSCEVKTVSVCEADANYYACEISRHARGSTSTIVGDGRILGTLTLHVPGDHNIYNALCAFAVALRTGVPCDVALRALAEFRGALRRFQVLHDDHGILIVDDYAHHPTEIRATLAVARETGRRVVAVFQPQRYTRTFHLFKEFTEAFADADDVLIMDIYSPVGEQPIAGVTASRLVDGIRECSQAAAKYCRTRDDVIAYLKEHVREGDLVLTMGAGDVWKIGVELSSWFDQQVFAQVEPDVV; encoded by the coding sequence ATGGATCATCCCCATGTGCATTTTATCGGAATCGGCGGGGCTGGCATGGGTACGATTGCGAGCATTCTGCTTGATCGGGGCTACCTTGTTTCCGGTTCTGATGTGACCGCGCATGATTATACAAAAAGACTGGCCGCCAGAGGTGCGACGGTTTATCTCGGCCATCGGACGGAGCAAATTGAAGGCGCGCAGATTGTCGTGTACTCGACGGCGGTCCCGGATGATAACGTTGAACTTGTAGCTGCTCGCGCGGCGCAGATTCCTGTGCTTCATCGATCGCAGATGCTTGCTGAGGTCATGAAACTCGGATCGGGAATCGCGGTTGCCGGGGCGCACGGAAAGACGACGACGACATCGATGATTGCGTATATTCTTGAGAGTGCAGGACTTGATCCTACCTTCTTGGTCGGCGGTGTGGTGTCAAATCTTGACACAGGGGCGAAGGCCGGACACAGTGAATGGGTCATTGCAGAAGCGGATGAGAGCGACGGCAGTTTTTTGAATTATCGACCAACCATTGCGGTTGTCCTCAATATCGAAGCAGACCATCTTGAACACTATCAAGGACGCGTCGAGAATTTAGAGGCTGCGTATGGGAAATTTATGCGGCTCGTTCCCGCAGACGGATTGCTCGTTACAAATGCAGAAGACGTTGTGGTTAGACGCCTTCTCGCAGAAGTCTCGTGTGAGGTAAAGACAGTCTCAGTGTGTGAAGCGGACGCCAATTATTACGCGTGTGAGATTTCGCGCCATGCGCGCGGGAGTACTTCGACGATTGTCGGCGATGGAAGAATCCTTGGCACGCTAACCCTTCACGTACCCGGAGATCACAACATTTATAATGCGCTTTGCGCATTTGCAGTCGCTCTGCGCACAGGTGTGCCATGTGATGTGGCATTGCGCGCGCTTGCAGAGTTTCGCGGAGCGCTTCGCCGCTTTCAGGTGTTGCATGACGATCACGGAATTTTAATTGTGGATGATTATGCACACCATCCAACGGAGATTCGCGCGACGCTGGCAGTTGCTCGCGAGACGGGACGCCGGGTGGTCGCTGTCTTTCAGCCACAGCGATACACTCGGACATTCCATTTGTTCAAGGAATTCACAGAAGCGTTTGCCGATGCGGATGATGTATTGATCATGGACATCTACTCTCCAGTTGGTGAGCAGCCCATCGCCGGCGTGACGGCGAGCCGTTTGGTGGATGGGATCAGGGAGTGTAGCCAGGCGGCTGCCAAATATTGCAGAACACGGGATGATGTGATTGCGTATTTGAAGGAGCATGTACGTGAAGGCGATCTTGTATTGACAATGGGGGCAGGCGACGTGTGGAAGATCGGGGTTGAGCTTTCCTCCTGGTTTGATCAACAAGTTTTCGCACAAGTCGAACCGGATGTGGTGTAA
- a CDS encoding prepilin peptidase, whose translation MSFAEYPQLVIFLSIYVFVVGIFGGSFLSVVGIRLPRGMSIVHPRSHCDACGRPLAFYELIPIFSYGVMRGACRTCGVRIPARYIIFEVLAGALALYTLWHEPTWSLRISWWLLWSLLLVTSQTDLEAMIVPNVISYPSAALFLMISVVLHTRTISSAIMGMAVGFLLIAGIHILSKGKMGLGDAKLYLSIGAVLGPYETLFSLIAASMLGTVIGYTLRYLGRLKPRQAIPFVPFISGGVLLTSLIGKLVINWYFHLLHVPLQ comes from the coding sequence ATGTCATTTGCAGAATATCCTCAGCTAGTTATTTTTTTATCAATTTATGTTTTTGTTGTCGGTATTTTTGGGGGTTCTTTTTTGAGTGTGGTTGGCATTCGTTTGCCGCGTGGGATGTCAATTGTTCATCCACGTTCGCATTGCGACGCTTGCGGCCGCCCTCTAGCATTTTATGAATTGATTCCCATTTTCTCTTACGGAGTCATGCGGGGAGCGTGTCGCACGTGTGGTGTAAGAATTCCTGCGAGGTATATTATTTTTGAAGTTCTCGCAGGCGCGTTAGCGTTATACACGTTATGGCACGAGCCGACGTGGTCATTACGCATTTCATGGTGGCTGTTATGGTCTCTTTTACTTGTGACAAGTCAAACTGATTTGGAAGCGATGATTGTTCCGAATGTGATCAGTTATCCTTCGGCAGCACTTTTTCTAATGATCAGTGTCGTTTTGCACACGAGAACAATTTCGAGTGCGATTATGGGAATGGCTGTTGGCTTTTTACTTATTGCAGGGATCCATATCCTTTCAAAAGGGAAGATGGGACTTGGTGATGCCAAACTGTATTTAAGTATCGGAGCCGTTTTAGGACCTTATGAAACACTATTTTCTTTGATTGCAGCGTCTATGCTTGGAACCGTGATTGGATATACTCTACGTTATCTAGGAAGACTCAAACCACGTCAAGCGATCCCCTTTGTTCCGTTTATCTCCGGCGGTGTCTTATTGACATCGCTTATTGGCAAACTTGTAATTAACTGGTATTTCCATTTGCTTCATGTGCCGCTTCAGTAA
- a CDS encoding GspE/PulE family protein, with protein sequence MSEEKKRLGDILVEANYLTLAQVDEILLAQKSTKERFGDLIIQKGYLTETQLIEVLEIQLGIPHVLLYRVEIDMSIVHLVPEGLARRFLVFAYRRIKNRLTVAMNNPLDYDAIEELRISTGFSIDPVIASKSEIELFIDRYYGLQESVEELLAVTPKEETLVDAVTASDSPIVRLVNQFIAHAVVQRASDIHIDPRESSVLIRYRVDGILRTEQTLPRSMQPMIAARIKIMAGLNIAERRMPQDGRMQVDLDVGSIDVRVSTMATLHGEKCVLRLLDARNAVLSLSMLGMSERNAMHFKELLRSPNGIILLTGPTGSGKTSTLYAALQSLAGPEKNIITIEDPVEYSLSEINQVQVQTGIGMTFARGLRAILRQDPDVIMVGEIRDSETAEVAVRAALTGHLVFSTLHTNDAISSVTRLIDMGIEPFLVASSVAGLVSQRLVRRICDVCKREVSLTTAEETWLNDRGYHQVHMYVGRGCGNCHMTGYRGRIALHEVVRVDDGLRELILKRQSDATYRKYLTSNNYQTLLDDGLDKVSLGITTLAEVLRVCLRDS encoded by the coding sequence ATGAGTGAAGAGAAAAAACGCCTCGGTGACATTCTTGTTGAGGCAAATTATTTGACTCTGGCTCAAGTGGATGAAATCCTTCTTGCGCAAAAATCAACAAAAGAACGTTTTGGAGATTTGATCATCCAAAAAGGCTATTTGACCGAGACTCAATTAATTGAAGTGCTTGAAATTCAATTGGGGATACCGCATGTCCTTTTATATCGCGTGGAGATTGATATGTCGATTGTACACCTTGTACCGGAAGGGTTGGCTCGACGATTTTTAGTATTTGCCTATCGTAGAATCAAAAACCGCTTGACTGTCGCGATGAATAACCCGCTTGATTATGATGCGATTGAAGAACTTCGGATAAGTACGGGATTTTCAATTGACCCTGTGATTGCATCAAAGTCGGAAATTGAGCTGTTTATCGATCGCTATTATGGACTTCAGGAATCGGTTGAAGAATTACTCGCTGTGACACCAAAAGAAGAGACGCTTGTCGATGCGGTTACGGCCAGCGATTCACCTATCGTGCGCCTTGTCAATCAATTTATTGCGCACGCCGTGGTTCAGCGAGCGAGTGACATTCACATCGATCCGCGTGAGAGCAGCGTTTTGATTCGGTATCGCGTGGATGGGATTTTGCGTACAGAGCAAACGCTCCCACGCTCTATGCAGCCGATGATTGCAGCTCGCATCAAGATCATGGCGGGTTTGAATATCGCGGAACGGCGGATGCCGCAAGATGGTCGAATGCAGGTGGATCTCGATGTGGGAAGCATTGATGTTCGCGTTTCGACGATGGCGACATTGCACGGTGAAAAATGTGTGTTGCGCCTTCTAGATGCACGCAATGCGGTGCTGAGTCTTTCTATGTTAGGAATGTCTGAACGCAACGCAATGCATTTCAAAGAATTGTTGAGGTCGCCAAACGGAATCATCCTCTTGACGGGGCCGACTGGAAGTGGAAAGACTTCTACACTCTACGCGGCACTTCAATCACTTGCGGGACCTGAAAAAAATATTATTACAATTGAAGATCCTGTCGAGTATTCACTAAGTGAAATCAACCAGGTTCAGGTGCAAACAGGAATTGGCATGACATTCGCACGCGGACTCCGCGCAATCTTGCGTCAGGATCCGGATGTGATCATGGTGGGAGAAATTCGCGACAGTGAAACCGCTGAAGTTGCAGTTCGGGCGGCACTTACGGGTCATCTTGTCTTTAGCACTTTGCACACGAATGATGCGATAAGTAGTGTGACGCGTTTGATAGATATGGGAATTGAACCCTTTCTTGTCGCATCTTCCGTTGCAGGTCTTGTCAGTCAGCGTCTTGTTCGAAGAATTTGCGATGTGTGTAAGAGAGAGGTTTCACTCACGACTGCGGAAGAGACTTGGCTGAATGACCGAGGTTATCACCAAGTTCACATGTATGTGGGCAGAGGTTGTGGGAATTGTCATATGACAGGCTATCGCGGAAGGATAGCGCTACATGAGGTTGTGCGAGTTGATGACGGGTTGCGAGAATTGATTTTAAAGCGTCAAAGCGACGCGACATATCGAAAATACCTCACATCCAATAACTATCAAACGCTTCTAGACGACGGGCTTGATAAGGTCAGCTTGGGAATAACTACGCTTGCAGAAGTCCTTCGGGTTTGTCTGAGGGATTCGTGA